A genomic stretch from Cloacibacterium caeni includes:
- a CDS encoding homoserine O-acetyltransferase family protein yields MKKLEVGNFLLESGTEIQNVEIAYHIFGELAPEKKVIWVCHALTANSDAQDWWPNFIGENLTLDTEKYTIVCANILGSCYGTSFQKQEKLPLITIRDMVKLHQELAKFLQISEIELLLGGSLGGMQCLEWAIAEPDFIKKLFVIATNAKHSAWGIAFNEAQRMALELGENGIDAARAIAMLSYRNYATFEATQTDEEEKLENYKAASYQRHQGEKLRKRFSKESYFMLSKAMDSHHLGRGRNSVENALNQITAETLVIGIDSDILFPVSEQKFIAEHIKNAKLEVISSLYGHDGFLIETDKISTLLKKHFNL; encoded by the coding sequence TTGAAAAAATTAGAAGTCGGAAATTTTCTACTCGAAAGTGGAACAGAAATACAAAATGTAGAAATTGCTTATCATATTTTTGGGGAACTAGCTCCAGAAAAAAAAGTGATTTGGGTTTGTCATGCCTTAACTGCAAATTCAGATGCGCAAGATTGGTGGCCTAATTTCATTGGCGAAAATTTAACCTTAGACACCGAAAAATATACCATAGTTTGTGCCAATATTTTAGGTTCTTGTTACGGAACGAGTTTCCAAAAACAAGAAAAACTTCCATTAATCACCATTCGTGATATGGTAAAACTTCACCAAGAATTAGCCAAATTTTTACAAATTTCTGAAATAGAATTGCTTCTAGGAGGTTCTCTCGGCGGAATGCAATGTTTAGAGTGGGCGATTGCAGAACCAGATTTTATTAAAAAATTATTTGTAATTGCTACCAACGCAAAGCATTCTGCGTGGGGAATTGCTTTTAACGAAGCACAAAGAATGGCGCTGGAATTAGGCGAAAACGGAATAGATGCAGCTAGAGCTATCGCCATGCTTTCGTACAGAAACTATGCTACTTTTGAAGCGACTCAAACTGATGAAGAAGAAAAATTAGAAAATTATAAAGCGGCTTCTTATCAAAGACATCAAGGAGAAAAACTCAGAAAAAGATTTTCTAAAGAAAGTTATTTCATGCTTTCTAAAGCTATGGATTCTCACCACTTGGGAAGAGGCAGAAATTCAGTAGAAAATGCTTTGAACCAAATTACCGCAGAAACTTTGGTGATAGGAATTGATAGCGATATTCTTTTTCCTGTTTCGGAGCAAAAATTTATAGCAGAACATATAAAAAACGCAAAGCTAGAAGTGATTTCTTCACTCTATGGACATGATGGATTTTTAATCGAAACTGATAAGATTTCCACCTTGCTTAAAAAGCATTTCAACTTATAA
- a CDS encoding O-acetylhomoserine aminocarboxypropyltransferase/cysteine synthase family protein, translating into MSNLKFETLQLHAGQEIDPTTNSRAVPLYQTSSYTFNSAEHAANLFGLKEFGNIYTRLMNPTTDVFEKRVAALHGGVAALATASGHAAQFLAITNILQAGDNFVSSPYLYGGSYNQFKVSFKKLGIEAQFAKDDEPESFEELINENTKAIYLETIGNPTLNVADFDAVAAVAKKHNIPLIVDNTFGAGGYLFRPIEHGANVVVESATKWIGGHGTSIGGIIVDGGNFDWGNGKFPQFSEPSDSYHGLVFSDVFGVNGPFGNIAFIIKARVEGLRDFGPAISPFNSFLLLQGLETLSLRVDRTVENAQKLAEFLENHPKVEKVLYPGLPSFPDYENAKKYLKKGFGGVLNFEIKGGKEAAVKFIDNLQLISHLANVGDSKTLIINPASTTHEQLSDEERLKAGITPGQIRLSVGIEHIDDIIADLEQSFSKI; encoded by the coding sequence ATGAGCAATTTAAAATTTGAAACGCTTCAACTTCACGCTGGTCAAGAAATCGACCCAACTACCAATTCTAGAGCGGTGCCGCTTTACCAAACTTCGTCTTATACTTTTAACAGTGCAGAACATGCTGCCAATCTTTTTGGTTTAAAAGAATTTGGGAATATCTACACCAGACTCATGAATCCCACTACAGATGTATTCGAAAAACGAGTGGCTGCACTTCATGGTGGAGTAGCTGCTTTGGCTACCGCTTCTGGTCACGCTGCACAATTTTTGGCGATTACCAATATTTTACAAGCAGGTGACAATTTCGTGAGTTCGCCTTATTTGTACGGAGGAAGTTATAATCAGTTCAAAGTTTCTTTCAAAAAATTAGGAATCGAAGCACAATTTGCTAAAGACGATGAGCCAGAAAGTTTTGAAGAATTGATTAACGAAAACACCAAAGCAATTTACTTAGAAACCATAGGAAACCCTACGTTGAATGTGGCAGATTTTGATGCAGTCGCTGCAGTGGCTAAAAAACATAATATTCCACTTATCGTAGACAATACTTTTGGAGCAGGCGGTTATTTGTTCAGACCGATTGAACATGGCGCAAATGTAGTGGTAGAATCTGCGACCAAATGGATTGGTGGTCACGGAACTTCTATTGGTGGAATTATTGTTGATGGAGGAAATTTTGATTGGGGAAATGGTAAATTCCCACAGTTTTCTGAACCTTCAGACAGTTATCATGGTTTGGTTTTCTCTGATGTTTTTGGGGTAAATGGACCTTTTGGAAATATTGCCTTTATCATCAAAGCTAGAGTAGAAGGTCTTAGAGATTTCGGTCCAGCTATTTCTCCATTCAATTCATTTTTATTGCTTCAAGGTTTAGAAACATTATCGCTGAGAGTAGACAGAACCGTAGAAAATGCTCAGAAATTAGCGGAATTTTTAGAAAATCACCCGAAAGTAGAAAAAGTATTATATCCAGGTTTGCCAAGTTTCCCAGATTATGAGAATGCCAAAAAATACCTGAAAAAAGGTTTCGGAGGGGTACTTAATTTTGAAATCAAAGGCGGAAAAGAAGCAGCTGTAAAATTCATAGATAATTTACAATTGATTTCACATTTAGCAAACGTAGGAGATTCTAAAACGCTTATCATCAATCCTGCTTCTACCACACACGAACAACTTTCAGACGAAGAAAGATTGAAAGCAGGAATTACTCCGGGGCAAATTAGATTAAGTGTAGGAATAGAACATATAGATGATATTATTGCAGATTTAGAACAGTCATTTTCTAAAATTTAA
- a CDS encoding glycoside hydrolase family 3 C-terminal domain-containing protein, giving the protein MFKKIVLVCLVSLMSFQVKAQEKKTQIYLDDSQPIEARVEDALSKMTLEEKVAMLHAQSKFSSPGVPRLGIPEFWTTDGPHGIRPEVKWDEWDQAGWTNDSIIAYPALTALSATWNKKMSWNYGKALGEEARYRKKDILLGPGVNIYRTPLNGRNFEYMGEDPFLSSKMVVPYIKAVQSNGVAACVKHYALNNQEQFRHTSNVIVDDRALYEIYLPAFKAAVQEGDSWTIMGAYDMYKNQYASQNQYLLNDILKKEWGYKGVVVSDWGAVNDTKQAIMNGLDMEFGSWTNGLSEGTSNAYDNYYLAHPYLKLIKSGEVGTKELDDKVRRILRLAFLTTMNKNKPFGNIASEEHRAIAKEIGEEGIVLLKNQKNVLPINVAKTKKIAVIGENAIKMMTVGGGSSSLKVKYETLPLDGIKARFGKNAEVVFARGYVGDVTGEYNGVKTGRDLTEKRSQAELTKEAVELAKNSDFVIFVGGLNKSDFQDSEGNDRKDMGLPYHQDELISALAKANKNFTVVLVSGNAVEMPWVKEVPSIVQAWYLGSESGHAIASVLAGDANPSGKLPFTFPVKLEDNSAHQLGEYPGNKEELAQGKGKDQQNPINITYNESIFVGYRWHDTKNIKPLFSFGHGLSYTTFEIGQAKADKAVITEDETITFTIPVKNTGKKAGAEVVQLYIRDVKSSLPRPLKELKGFEKIYLNPGEQKEVTITIDKSALSFFDPVKHDWVAEPGDFEALIGNSSDAIKTKIKFSLQ; this is encoded by the coding sequence ATGTTCAAGAAAATTGTTCTTGTTTGCTTAGTTTCACTAATGAGTTTTCAAGTAAAAGCACAAGAAAAAAAGACACAAATTTATTTAGATGATTCGCAACCTATAGAAGCCAGAGTAGAAGACGCTCTTTCTAAAATGACTTTAGAAGAAAAAGTAGCGATGCTTCATGCTCAGTCAAAATTCAGTTCACCAGGTGTTCCAAGATTAGGAATTCCAGAATTTTGGACAACTGATGGACCACACGGAATTCGTCCTGAAGTAAAATGGGATGAATGGGATCAAGCTGGTTGGACCAATGACTCCATCATTGCATATCCTGCGCTTACTGCACTCTCTGCAACTTGGAACAAAAAAATGTCTTGGAATTACGGAAAAGCTCTTGGAGAAGAAGCTCGTTATAGAAAAAAAGATATTCTATTAGGACCAGGTGTAAATATTTACAGAACTCCATTAAACGGTAGAAACTTTGAATATATGGGAGAAGACCCGTTTTTATCTTCTAAAATGGTGGTTCCATACATTAAAGCAGTACAATCTAATGGTGTAGCTGCTTGTGTAAAACATTATGCACTTAATAATCAGGAACAATTTAGACATACCAGCAATGTAATTGTAGACGATAGAGCACTATATGAAATTTATTTACCGGCTTTCAAAGCAGCTGTACAAGAAGGAGATTCTTGGACCATCATGGGAGCTTATGATATGTACAAAAATCAGTATGCAAGTCAAAATCAATATTTATTAAACGATATTCTAAAAAAAGAATGGGGCTATAAAGGTGTGGTTGTTTCTGACTGGGGCGCTGTAAACGATACCAAACAAGCCATTATGAATGGACTTGATATGGAATTCGGAAGCTGGACGAATGGACTTTCGGAAGGAACTAGCAATGCTTATGACAATTACTATTTAGCGCATCCTTATTTAAAACTCATCAAATCTGGTGAAGTTGGAACAAAAGAATTGGATGATAAAGTAAGAAGAATCCTAAGATTGGCTTTCTTAACTACCATGAATAAAAACAAACCTTTTGGAAACATTGCTTCTGAAGAACACAGAGCGATTGCCAAAGAAATTGGCGAAGAAGGAATTGTATTGCTGAAAAATCAAAAAAATGTATTGCCAATTAACGTTGCCAAAACTAAAAAGATTGCTGTAATTGGTGAAAACGCTATCAAAATGATGACTGTAGGCGGTGGTTCTTCTTCATTAAAAGTAAAATATGAAACTTTACCTTTAGACGGAATTAAAGCAAGATTCGGAAAAAATGCAGAAGTAGTTTTTGCGAGAGGTTATGTAGGAGATGTAACTGGAGAATATAACGGTGTAAAAACTGGAAGAGACCTTACTGAAAAACGTTCACAAGCAGAATTAACAAAAGAAGCAGTAGAATTGGCTAAAAATTCTGATTTTGTAATTTTTGTAGGTGGACTTAATAAAAGTGATTTCCAAGATAGTGAAGGAAATGATAGAAAAGATATGGGCTTGCCTTATCATCAAGATGAATTAATTTCTGCTTTGGCTAAAGCAAATAAAAATTTCACTGTAGTTTTAGTTTCAGGAAATGCTGTAGAAATGCCTTGGGTAAAAGAAGTTCCTAGTATTGTTCAAGCGTGGTATTTAGGTTCAGAAAGCGGTCATGCTATCGCTTCAGTTTTAGCTGGTGATGCTAATCCTTCTGGAAAATTGCCTTTCACTTTCCCTGTGAAATTAGAAGACAATTCAGCGCATCAATTAGGAGAATATCCTGGTAACAAAGAAGAATTGGCTCAAGGAAAAGGAAAAGACCAACAAAACCCTATCAACATTACGTATAACGAAAGTATTTTCGTGGGTTATCGTTGGCATGATACTAAAAATATTAAACCGCTTTTCAGTTTCGGACATGGATTAAGTTACACCACATTCGAAATTGGTCAAGCTAAAGCAGACAAAGCCGTTATTACCGAAGATGAGACTATTACTTTTACCATTCCAGTAAAAAATACAGGTAAAAAAGCAGGTGCAGAAGTAGTACAATTATACATAAGAGACGTAAAATCTTCTTTACCAAGACCATTAAAAGAATTGAAAGGTTTTGAAAAAATCTACTTAAATCCGGGTGAACAAAAAGAAGTAACCATCACGATTGACAAATCTGCATTAAGTTTCTTTGACCCAGTAAAACACGATTGGGTAGCAGAACCTGGTGATTTTGAAGCGCTGATTGGGAATTCTTCAGACGCCATTAAAACGAAAATCAAGTTTTCATTACAATAA
- a CDS encoding dimethylarginine dimethylaminohydrolase family protein yields the protein MKLNIKNETGRLKSVVLGQPKSIGPVPTLEESYDAKSYYSIENGIYPKEEDIIAEMTAFEKVLKKYDVEVFRPNIIKDYNQVFARDVAFVIEDKMIISNVIKDRADEQEAYRKIFEKVEWRKIINLPETAHIEGGDVIVWDDFLFVGTCFSEDYRNYKTARTNEYAIEILKEYFPKKRIIDLDLKKNDKVPYQGVLHLDCTFNPIGKDKCIIYKDGFVDESDYQLIIDIFGEENCFHITPEEMFEMNPNIFSISPEVVVSDETFTRMNDFLRNEWGFTVEEIPYREISKMGGLLRCSTMPLVRE from the coding sequence ATGAAGCTCAATATAAAAAACGAAACAGGCAGATTAAAATCAGTAGTTCTAGGTCAGCCAAAGTCTATTGGCCCAGTTCCTACTTTAGAAGAAAGTTATGATGCTAAATCATATTACTCCATAGAAAATGGCATTTATCCTAAAGAAGAAGACATCATCGCAGAAATGACCGCCTTCGAAAAAGTGCTCAAAAAATATGATGTAGAAGTTTTCAGACCGAATATTATCAAAGATTACAATCAGGTTTTTGCGAGAGATGTAGCCTTCGTCATCGAAGATAAAATGATAATCTCAAACGTCATCAAAGATAGAGCAGATGAACAGGAAGCTTATCGTAAAATTTTTGAAAAAGTAGAATGGCGTAAAATTATTAATCTACCCGAAACTGCTCATATAGAAGGCGGAGATGTAATTGTTTGGGATGATTTTCTCTTTGTGGGAACATGTTTCTCCGAAGATTACAGAAATTATAAAACGGCCAGAACCAATGAATACGCCATAGAAATTCTGAAAGAATATTTCCCTAAAAAACGTATCATAGACCTTGACCTTAAGAAAAATGACAAGGTTCCATATCAAGGTGTTTTGCACTTAGATTGTACGTTTAATCCTATCGGAAAAGACAAATGTATTATCTATAAAGACGGTTTTGTAGATGAAAGTGATTATCAGCTCATCATAGATATTTTCGGTGAAGAAAACTGCTTCCACATTACACCAGAAGAAATGTTCGAGATGAATCCTAATATTTTCTCTATTTCGCCAGAAGTGGTGGTTTCAGACGAAACTTTTACCAGAATGAATGACTTTCTGAGAAATGAGTGGGGTTTTACGGTAGAAGAAATTCCGTATCGTGAAATTTCTAAAATGGGAGGTTTGCTCAGATGTTCTACCATGCCTTTGGTTAGAGAATAA
- a CDS encoding tyrosine-type recombinase/integrase — protein MIELKISDIRSEQDCIVIRQSKGNKDRIVMLSPKLLDLLREYYKKYKPKEYVFEGQLGGKYSARSVQQILKKSIEIAKIKTQASVHTLRHSYATHLLENGTDIRIIKELLGHNSIKTTEIYTHITDVQKHKLRSPLDFL, from the coding sequence ATTATAGAATTAAAAATATCTGACATAAGATCAGAACAAGATTGTATTGTTATTAGACAATCAAAAGGAAATAAAGATAGAATAGTAATGCTTTCACCCAAACTTTTAGATCTATTAAGAGAATATTATAAAAAATACAAACCAAAAGAATATGTTTTTGAAGGGCAACTTGGCGGAAAATATTCTGCAAGAAGCGTTCAGCAGATTCTTAAAAAGTCAATAGAAATTGCAAAAATTAAAACTCAGGCTTCTGTGCATACTCTCAGACATTCTTACGCCACACATCTATTAGAGAATGGAACTGATATAAGGATTATTAAAGAGCTTCTTGGGCATAACTCGATAAAGACTACGGAAATTTATACTCATATAACAGATGTTCAGAAACATAAATTAAGAAGTCCGCTTGATTTTCTGTAA
- a CDS encoding tyrosine-type recombinase/integrase, giving the protein MDYKLVEKFLTRLRVQRFSENTIENYKSQLIYFLKISNQYKPEDITDNQLEKFIIWLVNEKNIGQSYQKAMLATLKKFYKEIFNREVNLSHLYPKRKENKLPKFLTQNEIKKIIDITENLKHKTIITTIYSCGLRLSEL; this is encoded by the coding sequence ATGGACTACAAATTAGTAGAAAAATTTTTAACTAGACTGAGGGTACAAAGATTCTCAGAAAATACAATTGAGAATTATAAAAGTCAACTAATTTATTTTTTAAAAATTTCTAATCAGTATAAACCAGAAGATATAACTGATAATCAATTAGAAAAATTTATTATATGGTTAGTGAATGAAAAAAATATTGGTCAATCTTATCAAAAAGCAATGTTAGCAACACTAAAAAAATTTTATAAAGAAATTTTTAATAGAGAAGTTAACCTGTCTCATCTTTATCCTAAAAGAAAAGAAAATAAATTACCAAAATTTCTTACACAAAATGAAATTAAAAAAATTATTGATATTACAGAAAACCTAAAACATAAAACCATCATTACTACTATTTATTCTTGCGGGCTTAGATTAAGTGAATTATAG
- a CDS encoding alpha/beta hydrolase-fold protein, with the protein MKTYLTQILFLISIFSFAQEKTTIRISVPNRSDEVYIVGNQDNLGNWQPDKIKMVKTSDYQREISVELKLPAEFKFTRGKWENEAKVVDFENNIKINEKSSIFNFEIENWKDEKKVTGKLSLTYDIKYISSKYYPNEERTLKVFLPKNYNADKKYPVIYTLDSESLFDLVIQNVSFLQDEKISENNIIPECIVVGIDNTNRNRDLFPNDGTNKEITLQQFLPNTEIFNKILNEEIVPFIEKNYSVSNYNIIIGHSDSGHFVTNLFLREDNIFDGIIALSVNDFESYFKDNRSKILNPSSKSLFLGFGSKDDEFNILGRFLVGEKNSNPNFMVKEYNADHMQLPFSSINDGIKFLFSDYKYYDSLIEKYYTDDFNYNNFEKKYSENIQQKYGIDVKIEYEIYYLLNKARDKNNPYVFNKILDEIDNSNSYQLQIRFYASNEFNQNERAKNYLYKMLESNDETDKLIFYAMLKTQYKTFFIDKIKQTNEFISFIEKAKNKWPEYKLEYNYLILKVANEQNFKIGSKSKEYFKYCKNNYKENRYFKMTDLEKIK; encoded by the coding sequence ATGAAAACATACTTAACACAAATTTTATTTTTAATATCAATATTTTCCTTTGCGCAAGAGAAAACAACAATCAGAATTTCTGTTCCAAATAGAAGTGACGAAGTTTATATTGTAGGAAACCAAGACAATCTCGGAAATTGGCAGCCTGACAAAATAAAGATGGTTAAAACTTCTGATTATCAAAGAGAGATTTCTGTTGAACTAAAGTTACCCGCTGAATTTAAATTTACTCGAGGAAAATGGGAAAATGAAGCAAAAGTTGTTGACTTTGAAAATAATATTAAAATTAATGAGAAATCATCTATTTTTAATTTCGAAATTGAAAATTGGAAAGACGAAAAAAAAGTAACTGGTAAATTAAGTTTAACTTATGACATCAAATATATTTCTTCAAAATATTATCCAAATGAAGAAAGAACCTTAAAAGTTTTTCTTCCAAAAAATTATAATGCTGACAAAAAGTATCCCGTAATTTATACATTGGATAGCGAAAGTCTATTTGATTTAGTGATACAAAATGTCTCTTTTTTACAAGACGAGAAAATATCTGAAAATAACATAATCCCCGAATGTATTGTCGTAGGAATTGACAATACGAACAGAAATAGAGATTTATTTCCTAATGATGGTACAAATAAAGAAATAACACTTCAACAGTTTTTACCAAATACAGAAATTTTCAACAAAATTTTAAACGAGGAAATTGTTCCTTTTATAGAAAAAAATTATTCTGTATCAAACTACAATATAATAATTGGTCATTCTGATTCAGGACATTTTGTAACAAATTTATTTTTAAGAGAAGATAATATATTTGACGGAATTATTGCGCTTTCAGTAAATGATTTTGAAAGCTATTTTAAAGACAATCGTTCCAAAATATTAAATCCTAGTTCAAAATCCTTATTTTTAGGTTTCGGAAGTAAAGACGATGAATTTAATATTTTGGGTAGATTTTTGGTAGGAGAAAAAAATTCAAACCCAAATTTTATGGTTAAAGAATATAATGCTGACCATATGCAATTACCATTTTCCAGCATAAACGATGGAATCAAATTTTTATTTTCTGATTATAAATATTATGATAGCTTAATAGAAAAATATTACACCGACGATTTTAATTACAATAATTTTGAAAAAAAATATTCAGAAAACATTCAACAAAAATATGGCATCGATGTAAAAATTGAATATGAAATTTATTATTTACTAAATAAAGCAAGAGATAAAAACAATCCATACGTTTTTAATAAAATATTAGACGAAATAGATAATAGCAATAGCTATCAACTGCAAATTAGGTTTTACGCTTCAAATGAATTTAACCAAAATGAAAGAGCGAAAAACTATTTATATAAAATGTTAGAAAGCAATGATGAAACAGACAAACTTATTTTTTATGCTATGTTAAAGACACAATATAAAACTTTTTTTATTGATAAAATAAAGCAAACAAATGAGTTTATAAGTTTTATTGAAAAGGCAAAAAATAAATGGCCAGAATACAAACTAGAATATAATTACTTGATTTTAAAAGTAGCAAATGAACAAAATTTTAAAATTGGTAGTAAGTCGAAGGAATATTTTAAATACTGCAAAAATAATTATAAAGAAAACCGATATTTTAAAATGACTGACCTTGAAAAAATAAAATAA
- a CDS encoding citrate synthase, with the protein MSDNKVILNYDGNSYEYPIVESTIGDRGIDISKLRDQTGLITLDLGYKNTGATLSDITYLDGDLGELFYRGYPIEQIAEKSNFSEVMYLLLHGELPNATQFTQFENNIKNYNFVAEEMKKILDAFPRSAHPMGVLSTLTSALTAFNPKAVDVKSKEEMDHAAELLLAKFAHLCAWTYRKTNGFPLNHGDNSLNYVENFYKMTFRKPYEEFEIDPVVVAALDKLLILHADHEQNCSTSTVRMVGSAHTGLFASISAGVSALWGPLHGGANQAVIEMLEMIEKDGGDVAKYVEKAKDKEDNFRLMGFGHRVYKNFDPRAKIIKKAADDILNKLGVHDKALDIAMQLERVALEDDYFVERKLYPNVDFYSGIIYRALGIPTEMFTVMFALGRLPGWISQWKEMRLHGDPIGRPRQVYQGAPKRDYVPMENR; encoded by the coding sequence ATGTCAGATAATAAAGTTATACTCAATTACGACGGAAATTCTTATGAGTATCCTATCGTAGAAAGCACAATTGGTGATAGAGGTATTGATATTTCTAAGTTGAGAGATCAAACCGGACTTATTACTTTAGACCTAGGCTATAAAAATACAGGAGCCACTTTAAGTGATATTACTTACTTAGATGGTGATTTGGGAGAACTTTTCTACAGAGGTTATCCTATTGAGCAAATTGCTGAGAAATCTAATTTTTCTGAAGTAATGTACTTATTGCTTCACGGTGAATTACCAAATGCTACTCAGTTTACTCAATTCGAGAATAACATTAAGAATTACAACTTCGTAGCCGAAGAAATGAAAAAAATTCTTGATGCTTTCCCACGTTCTGCGCATCCAATGGGTGTACTTTCTACTCTTACTTCTGCGCTTACAGCATTTAACCCAAAAGCTGTAGACGTAAAATCTAAAGAAGAAATGGACCATGCTGCAGAATTATTATTGGCTAAATTCGCTCATCTTTGTGCTTGGACTTACAGAAAAACCAATGGTTTCCCGCTTAACCACGGAGATAACAGTCTAAATTATGTAGAGAATTTCTACAAAATGACTTTCAGAAAACCATACGAAGAGTTCGAAATTGATCCAGTAGTGGTAGCTGCACTAGACAAATTATTAATTCTACACGCAGACCACGAACAAAACTGTTCTACTTCTACAGTAAGAATGGTAGGTTCTGCTCACACTGGTCTATTTGCATCTATTTCTGCGGGAGTTTCTGCATTATGGGGCCCACTTCACGGTGGTGCAAACCAAGCAGTAATCGAAATGCTAGAAATGATTGAAAAAGACGGTGGAGATGTTGCTAAATATGTAGAAAAAGCAAAAGATAAAGAAGACAACTTCAGATTAATGGGATTCGGGCATAGAGTTTATAAAAACTTCGACCCAAGAGCTAAAATCATCAAAAAAGCTGCAGATGATATCTTAAACAAACTAGGAGTTCACGACAAAGCTCTAGACATTGCGATGCAATTAGAAAGAGTAGCGCTAGAAGATGATTACTTCGTAGAAAGAAAACTATATCCAAACGTAGATTTCTACTCTGGTATTATCTACAGAGCATTAGGAATTCCTACAGAAATGTTTACGGTAATGTTCGCATTAGGACGTTTACCAGGATGGATTTCTCAGTGGAAAGAAATGCGTCTTCACGGTGACCCAATTGGTAGACCAAGACAAGTGTATCAAGGTGCTCCAAAACGTGACTATGTTCCTATGGAAAACAGATAA
- the eno gene encoding phosphopyruvate hydratase, with the protein MSYISFIEARQILDSRGNPTVEVDVFTESGAMGRAAVPSGASTGEHEAVELRDGGSEYMGKGVLKAVENVKEVIAPELVGLPVFDQNLIDQIMIDLDGTNNKGNLGANAILGVSLAAAKAAAAELRQPLYKYIGGVNANTLPVPMMNVINGGSHSDAPIAFQEFMIMPVKADSFSHALRKGTEIFHNLKSILHDRGLSTAVGDEGGFAPTFKGTEDALDTLLKAIEKAGYKPGDDVMIALDCASSEFYKDGIYDYRKFQTPDSAQFTSSEQVSYLAELVNKYPIISIEDGMQENDWEGWKMLTDKIGDRVQLVGDDLFVTNVERLSRGVKENIANSILVKVNQIGSLSETLAAVQMAQHNKYTSVMSHRSGETEDATIADLAVACNCGQIKTGSASRSDRMAKYNQLLRIEEALGENAIFPGLDAFKIKR; encoded by the coding sequence ATGAGTTACATTTCATTTATTGAAGCAAGACAAATTTTGGATTCTAGAGGAAATCCAACTGTAGAAGTTGATGTATTTACCGAAAGCGGTGCAATGGGACGTGCAGCTGTTCCTTCTGGTGCTTCTACCGGAGAACACGAAGCAGTAGAATTGCGCGATGGCGGTTCAGAATATATGGGGAAAGGCGTACTGAAGGCCGTAGAAAATGTAAAAGAAGTAATTGCTCCAGAATTAGTAGGACTTCCAGTTTTTGACCAAAATCTTATCGATCAAATTATGATTGATTTAGATGGTACAAACAACAAAGGAAACTTAGGTGCTAATGCTATTTTAGGAGTTTCTTTAGCTGCTGCTAAAGCTGCTGCTGCTGAATTAAGACAACCTCTTTACAAATATATTGGTGGTGTAAATGCTAATACACTTCCTGTGCCTATGATGAATGTAATCAATGGTGGTTCTCACTCAGATGCGCCAATTGCATTCCAAGAATTTATGATTATGCCAGTAAAAGCAGATTCTTTCTCTCACGCTTTGAGAAAAGGAACTGAAATCTTCCATAATCTTAAATCTATTCTTCATGACAGAGGTTTATCTACTGCAGTAGGTGATGAAGGTGGTTTTGCGCCAACTTTCAAAGGAACTGAAGACGCTTTAGATACTTTACTTAAAGCAATCGAAAAAGCAGGTTACAAACCAGGTGATGATGTAATGATTGCATTAGACTGTGCTTCTTCAGAATTCTACAAAGATGGAATCTACGATTATAGAAAATTCCAAACTCCAGATTCTGCACAATTTACAAGCAGCGAACAAGTTTCTTACTTAGCAGAATTGGTAAACAAATATCCAATTATCTCTATTGAAGATGGTATGCAAGAAAATGACTGGGAAGGATGGAAAATGTTAACTGATAAAATCGGTGATAGAGTACAATTAGTAGGTGACGATTTATTTGTAACAAACGTAGAAAGACTTTCTAGAGGAGTTAAAGAAAATATCGCTAATTCAATCTTGGTTAAAGTAAACCAAATCGGTTCATTATCTGAAACTTTAGCAGCCGTACAAATGGCTCAGCATAATAAGTATACTTCTGTAATGTCTCACAGATCTGGTGAAACTGAAGATGCTACAATTGCAGATTTAGCGGTAGCTTGCAACTGTGGTCAGATTAAAACAGGTTCTGCTTCTCGTTCTGATAGAATGGCGAAGTATAACCAATTATTAAGAATTGAAGAAGCTTTAGGAGAAAATGCAATTTTCCCAGGATTAGATGCTTTTAAAATTAAAAGATAA